In the Hordeum vulgare subsp. vulgare chromosome 7H, MorexV3_pseudomolecules_assembly, whole genome shotgun sequence genome, one interval contains:
- the LOC123411571 gene encoding pentatricopeptide repeat-containing protein At2g03880, mitochondrial → MRSLFNRVPCKRLAAARRSRRCLHSHSQPHPLLATFSRLCDDGPLPAALALLPDLATAGVRADPVSLCRLIKLCVRHGTASDGRLIHDHVSCTANGGGEAPHTGLFVSNSLISMYAKFGLLHDALELFGGMPHRNVVSWTTVVSALANAGGRKVEALRFLVDMKRDNVAPNSYTYSSVLGVCGTPGVLAAVHASIVKVGLDSDVFVRSSLIDAYMKLGDLDSGRGVFDEMVTRDLVVWNSIIAGFAQSGDGVGAVELFMRMKESGFSANQGTLTSVLRACTGMVMLELGRQVHAHVLKYDTDLILHNALLDMYCKCGSLQDAGALFSRMPHRDVISWSTMVSGLAQNGRSTDALKVFGLMQSEGPTPNRITMVGVLFACSHAGLVEDGWYYFRSMEKLFGIQPEREHCNCMVDLLGRAGKLDEAVKFISEMNFEPDSVIWRTLLGACRMHKNANLAAYAAREILKLEPEDQGARILLSNTYADLRQWLDAEKSWKVMRNQGAKKEPGLSWIELGKQVHVFIAGELSHPFSTGIVQELNRLIRRVTDLGYVPQTEFVLQDLESEQKEDLLKYHSEKLAVAFAMMNSVKGKPVRIMKNLRICGDCHSFVKHVSKSEGKVIIIRDPVRFHHFQDGVCSCSDYW, encoded by the coding sequence ATGAGATCGCTGTTCAACCGCGTCCCTTGCAAGCGTCTCGCTGCAGCTCGCCGGAGTCGCCGCTGCCTCCACTCCCACTCCCAACCGCACCCTCTCCTCGCAACCTTCTCCCGCCTCTGCGACGATGGCCCCCTCCCGGCCGCGCTCGCGCTGCTCCCCGACCTCGCCACGGCCGGCGTCCGCGCGGACCCGGTCTCGCTCTGCCGCCTCATCAAGCTCTGCGTCCGCCACGGCACGGCCAGCGACGGACGCCTCATCCATGACCATGTCTCCTGCACGGCCAACGGCGGAGGAGAAGCGCCCCACACGGGCCTCTTCGTCTCCAACTCTCTCATCTCCATGTACGCCAAATTCGGCTTGCTCCACGACGCGCTCGAGCTGTTCGGCGGAATGCCTCACAGGAACGTCGTGTCTTGGACGACCGTCGTGTCGGCTCTGGCCAATGCCGGTGGGAGGAAAGTGGAGGCGCTCAGGTTTCTTGTGGACATGAAGAGGGACAACGTGGCTCCCAACAGTTACACATACTCTAGTGTTCTTGGTGTCTGTGGCACACCTGGGGTGCTCGCAGCTGTGCACGCGAGCATTGTTAAGGTCGGGTTGGATTCGGATGTGTTTGTGCGGAGCTCCTTGATTGATGCGTATATGAAGCTTGGGGATTTGGACAGCGGGCGTGGGGTCTTTGACGAGATGGTCACCCGTGATTTGGTTGTGTGGAATTCGATCATCGCGGGGTTTGCACAGAGCGGTGATGGTGTTGGGGCGGTAGAATTGTTCATGAGGATGAAGGAGTCTGGTTTCTCGGCTAACCAGGGTACCTTGACCAGTGTCCTCCGGGCGTGTACCGGGATGGTCATGCTTGAGTTGGGAAGGCAGGTACATGCTCATGTGCTCAAGTATGACACGGACTTGATTCTGCACAATGCACTTCTCGACATGTACTGCAAATGTGGAAGCTTGCAGGACGCTGGTGCCTTGTTCAGCAGAATGCCTCATAGGGATGTGATCTCATGGAGCACCATGGTCTCTGGTTTGGCGCAGAATGGGAGAAGCACCGATGCGCTGAAGGTTTTTGGCTTGATGCAATCTGAAGGTCCTACACCAAACCGTATAACAATGGTTGGAGTTCTGTTTGCATGCAGTCATGCTGGCTTGGTGGAAGATGGTTGGTATTACTTTAGGTCCATGGAGAAGCTCTTTGGCATTCAGCCTGAGAGGGAACATTGCAACTGCATGGTTGATCTCCTTGGTCGGGCAGGGAAGCTTGACGAAGCTGTGAAGTTCATCAGTGAGATGAACTTTGAGCCAGACTCGGTCATATGGAGAACTCTTCTTGGGGCATGCAGAATGCACAAAAACGCTAACCTTGCAGCATATGCAGCAAGAGAGATCCTTAAACTTGAGCCTGAGGACCAAGGTGCGCGCATATTGTTGTCAAATACATATGCTGATTTGCGACAATGGTTAGATGCCGAGAAGTCATGGAAGGTGATGAGAAACCAAGGGGCCAAAAAAGAGCCCGGGCTCAGCTGGATCGAGCTGGGGAAACAAGTCCATGTGTTTATTGCTGGTGAATTGTCACACCCATTCTCAACTGGCATAGTTCAGGAACTGAACCGACTAATCAGGCGGGTCACAGACCTCGGTTATGTCCCGCAGACAGAGTTTGTGCTTCAGGATCTTGAGAGTGAGCAGAAGGAAGATCTGCTGAAATATCACAGCGAGAAATTGGCCGTTGCATTTGCAATGATGAATTCAGTGAAGGGGAAGCCTGTACGGATCATGAAGAACCTCAGGATCTGTGGTGACTGCCACTCATTCGTGAAGCACGTCTCCAAGAGTGAAGGCAAGGTGATCATAATCAGGGACCCGGTTCGGTTCCACCATTTCCAGGATGGAGTTTGCTCATGTAGCGACTATTGGTAG